The Rickettsia helvetica genome has a segment encoding these proteins:
- a CDS encoding hydrolase, whose protein sequence is MIKHLEYPEVESKEQPAKKLVVLLHGVGSDGHDLIGLVPYIKNDLPNCHFISPHGIQPYDMAPYGRQWFSLQDRNPHIMAKLIANNISKLEDIIKQKQEELNLTNKDTIIIGFSQGTVIGLYLTLIQQEPFFCTIGFSGALIPPMEVNNKLTPICLIHGELDEVFGVSEMYNASNYLSKLHIDPRGHKLTSLAHSIDGRGLEIAINFINNCHCEQP, encoded by the coding sequence TTAAACATTTAGAATACCCCGAAGTAGAAAGTAAAGAGCAGCCGGCAAAGAAGCTAGTAGTATTACTGCACGGTGTCGGTTCGGATGGTCACGATTTAATAGGGTTAGTCCCTTACATTAAGAATGATTTACCCAATTGTCATTTTATTTCCCCGCATGGAATCCAGCCTTACGATATGGCACCGTACGGTAGGCAATGGTTTAGTTTACAAGATCGTAACCCGCATATTATGGCAAAGCTAATTGCGAATAATATTTCTAAACTTGAGGATATAATAAAACAAAAACAAGAAGAATTAAATCTAACTAACAAAGATACTATCATTATTGGCTTTTCTCAAGGTACAGTGATTGGTCTATATTTAACTCTGATTCAGCAAGAGCCATTTTTTTGTACTATAGGTTTTTCGGGTGCATTAATTCCACCTATGGAAGTTAATAATAAACTTACTCCTATATGCTTGATCCATGGGGAATTAGATGAGGTGTTCGGTGTTAGCGAGATGTATAATGCTTCAAATTATTTATCTAAGCTTCATATAGATCCTAGAGGACATAAATTAACGTCTCTTGCTCATTCAATAGACGGACGGGGGCTTGAGATTGCGATTAATTTTATAAATAACTGTCATTGCGAGCAGCCGTAG